GCCCACTCCCCACAGAAACCTTTCTTGGCTCTCTAAAATACGTTAGTTCTTCCCTCTTAAATGCTCTCATTGCATGTTTAACTATTTCTTGATATTACAATACAATTGTACTAATTTGGAGGGATTGTTTAATGCCTGTGTCTCCACCATGTATGTAAACACTTGTTTATCTTTGCATTCCCAGCACCTAAAAAATGTCCAAAATGTGGAAAGTACTCAAAAATCAGCAACTAACATCATCCTTTCCCTCTaaataagaggaaaagagaaggatgTTCACATTTACCACTTTAATTCAACATTGTTGAGTGAAgggaaaatgaataaactttAGGGTTACGCAGAGGCAATTGGATTTATCATTAAGAGGTTGTTAGCAAAAAGGCAGTCTTGATGGAATAGTGAGAATGGAATTCAGAATGAAGAGATGCCACAAGACCATTCCCAAAATTGGACGTAAATCAATAGCACTCAAGATCTCCTGGGCTCCATATAAGTTCTGATTCTATAACCTTGGAACGTCTGAGATGAAGATTGAAATACTCTACTCTCTTTCCCCATCATCACTATCACTTAGTTCTTAAATCTAAATTACCCATAGGTTCCAATGTCATCTCCCTACCCTGCATCTCCTCTCCTCTTACTTCCTGGTCACAGGGACTCCCAGATCagctctctctctgcctggttGCAGTTATTccctgaaaaaaagagaaaggccaGACCAAGCCAGATGGAGCTATCAGAGGGTGTAATCTCAGTCAGTCCACTCTAAACATGCCATTTTCATTCCTATCTCTGTGTTCGCCCTCATTATGACTACCTATCTGGAACACCTTCTCTGcccatcccctgcccccacctacCCAAGTTTAACCTACATCTCAAGAGCCCGCTCAAGTCTTTAGCTAAAGTATCCCCCTATTTTTCCAGCCCACAGTAATCTACCTGTTGCTATACTCTTAATCTGCACCACAGGATTTATCTGGTTGACTATATATTATCCTTgctgttcttttattatttcacatGTTTATCTTGCCTTCAAATATAAATGGACCCTATTCAGGTCACAGAGACTGTGTCTTATCTTTTTTATCCACCTCCTAGCTTAACTTACAAAGCTAAATTAATCAGGAATTCCACAAATACCAGCTAATGGAGTGAGTGGACAGTATAGTCAATATGCAACCTCTCACTGATGCTGAAAACTCACTTTTCCATTGTCCCATGATCCAGCCTGAATATTCTCTTCTCTCCACCCTGCAGTTATGGGTCTGAAGTGTAATACCTGCATATACACAGAAGGATGGAAGTGTATGGCAGGCCGAGGCACTTgcattgcaaaagaaaatgagttatGTTCAACAACAGCCTATTTCAGGGGTAAGTGGGGCTCATGAAGACTCCAAAAATGCCTGCAAAGAACCATCACTCTTGCTAGTGCCTGGAATAAAGAACTCAATATCATTTAGTCCTGCTAGGAGGTAAGGCAAGGAATAAAAGAGGGGGCAAGAAGGGATAATTTTCAACTTCGCACTGTGTAGGGTTTGGTATCCAGAGCCAGTCACAGTGGCGATTGGGAACATGAACCCAGCAGCCAAGGAAGGAGACCCAGTGTTAAGTGCTATTCCTCTTGGTGGTGAGTTTTAGTACATCACTATTAAGGCAATCTCCTCCAGCATTTATAACAGGCTTCTTCATTTTTAGGAAACAAACATATGTACTCAACACATATGTGTAAGTATAAGTGCCAGGAAGAGGAGTACTCCAAAAGACGCCTGTTGAGAGTGACACTGTGCTGTGACAGAAACTTCTGTAACGTCTTCTAATGGAGCTTAGGAACTTGCAGAGGATCATCTGATCAAGATCCAGAATCAAGACCAACCAGCATGAACTGTTTTATTTCCCACACCAAATTCCACATTGGCCTAAGATCCCAGAGAGCGCTGCAGGGGCTGTGTCCTTGCTGCAATGAAGGGGCTCCCCACACCCAACCTCCACCACTAGATCCCTAAAACCATGAACACTGAAACAAAATCCTCCATGAGCTATGCTTACTCTTTTGTCTTCTCCTGGTTTCTGATTTCTATCCCTGTGGTAGGCTAAATAATGGACCCCCAAATATTTCTACatcctaatctctggaacctgtgaatgttaccttatatggcaaaagagagtttgaaaatgtgattaaggatcttgagaagGGGAGGTTACCTTGCATTATCTGGGGGGCCCTAACTGCAATCAAAATGTCCTTGTATGATGCAAGTAAAGGGAGATATGACGCAGAAGAGGAAAAGAtgatgtgatgatggaagcagagattggagtcatgtgctttgaagatggaggaacaGGCCATAAGCAAAAAACTAGGAGGCCATTAGAAGCTGAAAACGTCAAGGAAATAGGTTctcccctcagagcctccagaaaccagccctgccgacaccttgatttaAGCCCTATAAGACTCATTTTGGatgtctggcctccagaactttaAGGGGgtgttgttttcagccactaagtgtgtattgttttaaaacactaagtttgcaataatttattatagcagcaaTGGGAAACTAACACAATCCAAATAAACTTCTAGGAATTCAAATCATTGGTAAGCCTGAGTACCCAGGGGTCAGTCTAGGTGACAATGGTATCCACCACTCAGGGCCTACGCTGACCTGCAGGAAGACAGGATTACAGAGCAAGTGCTATGAATGAATGTGGAGATCAATTTATGGATTTTAAACTTCACGACATGCTGCAGATAACCTTTAGGTATATCTGTGGTAAACGGTGCCTCGCTATGTTCTGAAGCAGTCAAACATGATGTCCTAATAGCTCAATTTGTCAGTTCCTCATTAGCTCGTGTACTCACTAAAATTCTTTTAACAGGTAatgttcctgtattagtctgttttcacactgctggtaaggatatacccaagactgggcaatttacaaaagaaaggggtttattggacttacaattccacgtggctggagaagcctcacaatcatggcagaaggtgaaaggcacttctcacACGGtgacagacaagagaagagagattgtgcaggaaaactctcccttataataaccatcagatctcgtgagacttcctatcacgagaacagcacaggaaaaacctgcccccatgattcagttacctcccaccagtccctcccacaacacgtgggaattcaagatgaaatgtgggtggggacacagccaaaccatatcagtccccTTCTTAAAACTCTCCTCTCTTAGCTCCTATGACTGTACATTTGTAGTTCTCCTACCTCTCTGAAGTATCCTCAGTGAGGGTCTCTGGGGacattgttttgatttgttattgtttttacatTCAGATCTTTAACCTATGTGAAGCCACCTTTGTAATATTGCCTTAAGTAAAGATCcagtattatttttctccatagaatGAGTCAGATTTTTTAACACCATTGACTACAAAGTCTATCCTTTCTCCATTCACTTGTTATACAATTTTTATcattaattataaaggaaaaaaatcactgttttttCTACTATACTGTCTCACACACAACACTTCTGACATGAAATATGTGGGGTTTTCCACAACAACAAATTATCCAATTTCCCAGTGCACACTGACTGCTCTAAAATTtaactcaattctgacactaatTGTCTAGAGTTAGTTCAGATCCCACAGACCAAGGGCttagtcccacaagactgccccccaaCTGCAGATGCCAATCACAAATTGTGGGTCCTCAGATTATGCACAACTTAGGTCCAAATTGGAAATTCCCACATTCCCCTCCTCAAgttcaataatttgctagaacaGCTCACAAAACTGAGGAGATAATTTGCTTACGATTACGGATTTATTGCAAAGGATATATTAAAGGACACAGAGGCACAGCCAGATGAAGGGGTACACAGGGCAAGGTCTGCAAGGgtcctgagcacaggagtttctGTCCCTGTGGAGTTTGGAATGCACCACCCTTCCAGCACACAGATGTGTTCTTGTTCACCACGCAGTAGCTCCAAAAACCCTTTtaattagtaatttttaatgGCGGATTCATTGCATAGACATGATTGATTATTAATAAATGATTGGCCACTGGTGATTAATTCAGCCTCCAGTCCTCCCTTCCCCAGAGGTCGAGAGGCAGGGCTGAAAGTTctaaccctctaatcacatggttgaTTCCCTTGGCAACCAGCCCTTATTCTGTGGTTATTTAAAAGCTTGGCAAAAATCACCTCACTAATATAAACTCAGGCATGGTTGAAGGATTTGTTGTAAGACATGCAAATACTTCATGAACCAAGGACAAAAAACCTAATATTACAATACAAGTTGCTCCTATTGCTCttatcacttagaaaattacaagcgttttaggagctctgtgccaggacgTGGACAAAAAGACCAAAATTTACAGTTTACCCTTGAACGATATGTGGGTTAGGAGTGCTAACCCCTGCACAGTCTAAAATCCAGATACAACTTTTGACTACTCAAAAACTTTACAAACAGCCAATTAATACTTATTTTGTATACTATAAGtactatatactatattcttacaataatctAGAGaaatctagagaaaagaaaatattaagaaaatcataagaaccAGGAAGTAcacttactattcattaagtggaaagcATCTTCATagaggtcttcatcctcattgtctttacattgaataggctgaggaggaagtggaagaggaggggttggtcttgccaTCTCAGGGctagcagaggcagaagaatccacATCTAAGGAGACTCTCAGAGTTCAACCCTGTGTTGTTCCAGTATCAATTCTGTATTTATTATATCACAGTatcatatacatacaaatatgtttgtgtgtggccatgtgtgtgcgtgtatataaaattttccattctaggctgggcacgttggctcacgcctgtaataccagcacttcgggaggccgaggcaggcggatcatgaggtcaggagattgagaccatcctggctaacacggtgaaaccctgcctctactaaaaatacaaaaacttagccgggtgtggtggcaggcgcctgtagttccatctactcaggaggctgaggcaggggaatggcgtgaacccgggaagcggagcttgcagtgagccaagatcacgccactgctctccagcctgggcaacagagcaagactccgtctcaagaaaaaaaataactttccatTCTATTCCGTTCTCTATTCATGCTATGGTCTGAACGTTTGTGTcccaccaaaattcatatgcaGAAACCTAATAACCAGTGCAATAGCATTAAGAGGTAGGGCCCTTCAGAGGTGATTATGTCATAAGGATGGGGACCTAATGAATAGGATTGCTGTCCTTATGAAAGAGGCCAGAGGGAGCTTGTTtgcccctgccaccatgtgaggacacaggaagaagGCATCATCTGGAAAGCAGAGGGTGAGCCCTCACCAAACATGTAATTTGTCTGTATCTTAATCTCAGGTTTCCCAGCCCCTAGAATTATAAgcaataaatttgtattgtttataaattaccgatTATATGGTATTTTTGTGATAGCAGCCCAAACACACTAAGACAATTTGTTTTTGAATGAAtactgtgctatttttttttctatagttttgtAAAATGTCTTTAAATCTGGTAGGGAAAGTTCCCTCATTGTGCCATTTCTTTGTCTGTTGGCTCTCAGTTCCATTCCTGCCCATTATTGCTCTTCTCTGAATTGCAGgaaattcgaaaccagcctgcggctctggcagtggcagcagcaaaCAACTGCAGGAGACTGCCAGCTAACATACtagaacattgattttgtatcctaagactgtGGAAATTGCtttcagcttaagaagcttttaggTTGAaacaatggagttttctagatatggaaccatgtcatctgcaaacaaaggcaatttgacttcctctcttcctatttgaatactctttacttctcttgcctgattgccctggccagaacttccaatactatgttgaatacgagtggtgagagagggcatccttgtcttttgccagttttcaaggggaatgcttccagcttttgcccattcagtatgatattggctgtgagtttgtcataaatggattttattattttgaggtatgttccttcaatacctagtttattgagattttttaacACGAAGAGATGTTGAGTTtcattgaaggccttttctgcatctactgagataatcacgtggtttttgtctttagttctgtttatgtgaattacttttatttatttgtgtatgttgaaccagcattgcatcccagggataaaacctacttgatcattgtggataagctttttgatgtgctgctagattaagtttgccagtatttgaggatttttgtatcaatgtttaccagggatattggcctaaagttttctttttttgttgtatctctgccaagttttggtatcaggatggtgctggcctcataaaatgagttaaggaggactggctcctttttaattgtttggaatagtttcagaagaagtGGTACCAGATCCTCTTtttacttctggtagaattcagctgtaaatctatctggtcctgggcttttttttggttggcagtctattaattactgcctcaatttcagaacttgttgttcctctattcagggattcagcttcttcctggttcaagtcttgggagagtgtatgtgtccaggaatttatgcatttcttctcgattttctagtgttttttgcatagaggtgtttatagtattctctgttggttgtttatatttctgtggggtcagtggtgatattccctttaatattttttattgtgtctatttgattctcctgtcttttcttattagtctagcGATTGgtctattttatcattcttttttttttttttttgcaaaaccaactcctggactcatttacttttgaaattttttgtgtctcttcttAAATTCTACTCTAagcttggttatttcttgtcttctgctagctttggggtttgtttgctcttggtccTCTAGTTTTTTTAGTTGTTACATTAAgatattgatttgagatctttctatctttttgatgtcagcatttagtgctataaattccccccataacactgctttagctgtgtcccagaggttctggtacattgtgtcttttttctcgttagtttcaaagaacttcttgatttctgccttaatttcattatttacccaggggAACACACACTGatgcctgtcaggggttggggggctggggggagggagaTCATTAGGAAAAATgcctaatgcatgctgggcttaagcctaggtgatgggttggtaggtgcggcaaaccaccatggcaggtGTTTACCTGTGTAAAacacctgcacgtcctgcacatgtatcccagcatttaaaataaaaataaaataaaatttcaaaaaacattGTAAGCTGATTTTATACCCAATGTAtttgtcagggttctccagagggacagaactatatatatatatacactttaaaaactcccatatatatgtgtatatatatgtgtgtgtgtgtgtgtagatatctATATGGGAGTtttttaagtattaactcacaggatcacaaagtcccacaataggctgtctgcaagctgaggagcaaggagagccagtctgagtcccaaaactgaagaacttggagtctgatgtgtgagggcaggaagcatccagcacaggagaaagatggaggctgggaggctaacCCAGTCtactcttttcacatttttctgcctgctttacattctagctgtgctggcagctgattagatggtgccttcCCAGaataagggtgggtctgcctttcccaatccactgactcaaatgttaatctcttttggcaacacccccAGACACaaccaggatcaatactttgcatccttcaatccaatcaagttgatactcagtattaaccatcacaaccagCAACCTTTCTATACGGATTCCCCTTATTATCCCATATAAATGCTATATCATCTGCAAATTATTTAATCAGaacacaatttctttttcttttctagaatcaTTGAAAAAAGTCACCTTTCCTTAggatttgtgtattttcaaagttattttccttcattATGCTGAAAAATTATATTGTAGTATTTTTGTATCCAGTGTTGCTGTTGAGAATTCTGAATTGAATCTGatttgtgtttctatttaaatGCCTATTCCTTGTCTCTGAAAGCAACTAAAATTTTCCCTTCATCACATGCTCTTTAATCTCACCAAACTGTAAGTGTAGGTTCTGCCTCATGTTTCCTGTTTTGCACTCTATGTACCCATTCAATTtcacttatttcattttcttgttatttttattttggggagtacatagtaggtgtatatatttatggggtaactGAGACATTTTGATGCAGATATGCAATTtacaataatcacatcaggttAAATGtaatatccatcaccttaagcaGT
Above is a genomic segment from Chlorocebus sabaeus isolate Y175 chromosome 1, mChlSab1.0.hap1, whole genome shotgun sequence containing:
- the PATE4 gene encoding prostate and testis expressed protein 4, translating into MRKMNTLLLMSLSFLYLKEVMGLKCNTCIYTEGWKCMAGRGTCIAKENELCSTTAYFRGNKHMYSTHMCKYKCQEEEYSKRRLLRVTLCCDRNFCNVF